Proteins encoded in a region of the Phocoena phocoena chromosome X, mPhoPho1.1, whole genome shotgun sequence genome:
- the WDR13 gene encoding WD repeat-containing protein 13: protein MAAVWQQVLAVDARYNAYRTPTFPQFRTQYIRRRSQLLRENAKAGHPPALRRQYLRLRGQLLGQRYGPLSEPGSARAYSNSIVRSSRTTLDRMEDFEDDPRALGARGHRRSVSRGSYQLQAQMNRAVYEDRPPGSVVPTSAAEASRAMAGDTSLSENYAFAGMYHVFDQHVDEAVPRVRFANDDRHRLACCSLDGSISLCQLVPAPPTVLRVLRGHTRGVSDFAWSLSNDILVSTSLDATMRIWASEDGRCIREIPDPDSAELLCCTFQPVNNNLTVVGNAKHNVHVMNISTGKKVKGGSSKLTGRVLALSFDAPGRLLWAGDDRGSVFSFLFDMATGKLTKAKRLVVHEGSPVTSISARSWVSREARDPSLLINACLNKLLLYRVVDNEGTLQLKRSFPIEQSSHPVRSIFCPLMSFRQGACVVTGSEDMCVHFFDVERAAKAAVNKLQGHSAPVLDVSFNCDESLLASSDASGMVIVWRREQK from the exons ATGGCGGCGGTGTGGCAGCAGGTCTTAGCAGTAGACGCGAG GTACAATGCGTACCGCACACCAACGTTTCCACAGTTTCGGACACAATATATCCGACGGCGCAGCCAGCTACTGCGGGAGAATGCCAAGGCTGGGCACCCTCCAGCATTGCGTCGGCAGTACCTGAGGCTGCGTGGGCAGCTGCTGGGCCAGCGCTACGGGCCCCTCTCTGAGCCAGGCAGTGCTCGTGCCTATAGCAACAGCATCGTCCGCAGCAGCCGCACTACCCTTGACCGCATGGAG GACTTCGAGGATGACCCTCGGGCCCTGGGGGCCCGTGGGCACCGCCGCTCTGTCAGCCGAGGCTCCTACCAGCTGCAGGCACAGATGAACCGTGCCGTCTATGAGGACAG GCCCCCCGGCAGCGTGGTTCCCACGTCAGCGGCAGAAGCAAGTCGAGCCATGGCCGGGGACACATCGCTGAGTGAGAACTACGCCTTTGCGGGCATGTACCATGTTTTTGACCAGCACGTGGATGAGGCAG TCCCCAGGGTGCGCTTCGCCAATGACGACCGGCACCGCCTGGCCTGCTGCTCACTCGATGGCAGCATTTCGCTGTGCCAGCTGGTGCCCGCCCCGCCCACCGTGCTCCGAGTGCTGCGGGGCCACACCCGCGGGGTCTCCGACTTCGCCTGGTCCCTCTCCAACGACATCCTCGTGTCCACCTCGCTTGATGCCACCATGCGCATCTGGGCCTCTGAGGACGGCCGCTGCATCCGGGAGATCCCTGACCCAGACAGCGCCGAACTGCTCTGCTGTACCTTTCAGCCGGTCAACAACAACCTCACTGTG GTGGGGAATGCCAAGCACAACGTGCACGTCATGAACATCTCCACGGGCAAGAAAGTGAAGGGTGGCTCCAGCAAGCTGACAGGCCGTGTCCTCGCTCTGTCCTTTGATGCCCCTGGCCGGCTGCTCTGGGCGGGTGATGACCGCGGCAgtgttttctccttccttttcgaCATGGCCACAG GGAAGCTGACCAAAGCCAAGCGTCTGGTGGTACATGAGGGCAGCCCTGTGACCAGCATCTCCGCCCGCTCCTGGGTCAGCCGCGAGGCCCGGGACCCCTCGCTGCTCATAAATGCTTGCCTCAACAAGCTGCTGCTCTACAG aGTGGTGGACAACGAGGGGACCCTGCAGCTGAAGAGAAGCTTCCCCATTGAGCAGAGCTCGCACCCCGTACGCAGCATTTTCTGCCCCCTCATGTCCTTCCGCCAGGGGGCCTGTGTGG TGACGGGCAGCGAGGACATGTGCGTGCATTTCTTTGACGTGGAGCGGGCAGCCAAGGCCGCCGTCAACAAGCTGCAGGGCCACAGCGCGCCCGTGCTGGATGTCAGCTTCAACTGCGATGAGAGCCTGCTGGCTTCCAGCGACGCTAGCGGCATGGTCATCGTCTGGAGGCGGGAGCAGAAGTAG